The Oscillatoria acuminata PCC 6304 genomic interval CGGGACAAAAATTCGGGTTTCTAACCCTTGTTCAAATCCCGCTTGGGCTTCGCGCCAATAGACTCGACCCGCGCCGGAGAGTTGTTCGGGATCGGTAATCGGTTCAGCGATCGCCTGGTCCCCTCGGTGTTGGGGAAACTGACCTTTCACCTGGCGATAGAGTTGTTCTGCTGCTTGGGTGTTGCCAGCTAGGAAGAGGCGATCGGCTTCCACGAGGGTATTAAATTCTGAGCTTCCTGGCTCAAAAGCCAGTTCCAGAAGTTGTTTGAAACTGGAGAAGGGGGGGATTTTGCTCTGGGGTGCCGGGGTCTGTACCCCGGTGGGTGGCAAGGTGGAGTGGGCGGGTGCAAAGGTCAGCAACAAATTCATGCTGAGGAATAAAGCCACTCCAACTGTTGCCCAGAGGGCGTGCCGAAATCGTTTCATTGGGGGGGTTCCTCTCGATGGGGTAAGGGATGATGGTATGGTGTTAACCCGCACCCTCAAGGGTGGAGGCTCACAGGACGAAGCCCGCCTACGCGGGCTCAGTAGATAAAAACAGGTGTTTGACAATTGGATTGGGTATTAGCCTCTTAGAACCCAAATCGGAATCAGGTGTTTCCTTTGAGAGTGCAACATCGGAAATAAAGGCGCTTAAAACCCAGTTCCAGAGACGGAAACCGGGTTTCTGATGGCTTTATACCAAATTCGGTTGTTAAAAGTCGATTTTTTGTTTTAGCCCGCGCAGGCGGGCTTCGTCCGTATAGCCCCACCCTTGAGGGTGCGGGTTTTTATAGACTTTCAAACCCGAATTCCGTATTACATGGATTTTTGCAGTTCTTCTTCCAGGAGTTGCTGATAAATGGTGGGTAAAGAGGCGCTCATGGAATTGGTTTCAATCCCGTAGCCGAGACTGGTCCAAGTTCCGGAGAGCAGATATAAGACTTCATCTAATTTTCCTTGTTTTAATAATTCAGGAATGTTCACTCCCCACGCTTCTTCGTCTTTTAGCCACGCATAGACGACTTTATCTTGAAATTTGGGTTCAAAACTATAGGATTTCCAAAACCATCTGCCGTCGGGTTTGGGGTGGTAGCGTTCGGCCATTTCTTCCCAGGTGGTGGTGATGAACTGATAGCGACCGGCAGCGGTGGTGCAGTTGTTGAGATTGGGTCCGGCGACGATGCGCACGCAGAGATCGGGATGGCGTTTGAAGTCGTCAATATATTGGCCACCATAGATCACGGCGTAGGGGTAGTCCACGTTGGATTCACTGGCGGAAATGGTTCGCATCAGGGCGCGGATGTAGGGGTCCCCATTTTCCATGACTAAGGGGGGTAAGGGGGCGATTAATGAGGGCTCCAGGGATTCGGTGCGACGAAAGATGACGTTATAAAACAGCATAGGTAAGGCGATCGCCCCAGCCAGCAACAAGACAAACTGTCTGAATTTTGGGGGTTTTCTTCGCCGTTTAACCACCGGTTTTTGACTCAAGTTCAACGGTTGAGCAGAAGGTTCAGAAAGCATAAGGCATGATGAATGATTGAGAAATTCCGGTGAATTTTACAGGTTTTTACTCTAATTTCACCGATTGTTTTTGGCTTGATTCAGTTGGGTTTCCCTGTTTCAATTCAAGGAAAACCCAGAAAATTTTTGGGCTTTTTCCCGGTGTTGAATGCCCCTGCTTTAGGTGCGTCCGTTCATGCCGGTAGGGGTTTCACCTCTGCGGTTTTTCATCGGACGCACCCTCCTTTTAAACTATATATCCCGGGTTTTTAGGGGAGATAAAGCCTAATTATAACCGGGTTGGAGTTACACCACACTGGCAAATAGCTCAGGGAATGCTTGGGCTGGCGCTTCAGCATTGGTGACAATTTCGACAATTTTATTCCGGGCGGCAGGTTGAAATAGGGCTTCGACGCTGACTAAGGCGACTTTAGTGCGAGGAATGCTCCCATCAAATAATTGGTCCTGAGATTTCATGACGATCGCCGCTTCATCTTCGGTATTTTTTAATCCGCCTGGACGGACGATGGTGTAAGCTAAACCGCTGTTTTGGATATATTTTTCCGCTTGTCTTTTCCAGACTAAAATCAGCCAGAATAAATTGAGCGGATGGAATAAGTTAGAGACGCACAAGGAGGAAACCAGAACAAAATGTTCGATTCCCTTGACTTTAGCGACATCCACGAGATGCTTGGTCCCTTCATAGTCTATGCGATAGGGTCCCGTGGGGTCGAAACTGGGAGTTGCACCTGTGGCGCATAACACCACCGTACAATCCGCGATCGCCTCGTTGAGACTCTCCGGATTCAAGACATCCCCCACGACTAACTCCACCTGGGGAGGTAAGAGTTGCTGACCTTTCTCCAAGTTCCGCACCAAGGCGCGCACGGGAATCTCCCGCTTGACCAATTCTTCGACAATTCGTCGTCCCGTTTGTCCCGTGGCACCCGCTACAAATGCTTTCATCAGTTTTTTAGGTAAAATTATGGATTGAATGTGAAATTATTGCTTTTTTGCAATAGTGGGGAAGCAGTTGGCACCCCCTGTCTCCTATAGTTTAAAAAATTTGAGGGCCGATCGCGATCGCCCAGGTTCGGATATCTACATCACAGAACCTCTCTCGGGGGATTGTCTATGATAGAAACGGATGCCAGCTCAACCCTGATTCCGGTCAAGGCGAAGCTCACCCCATAAAGAAAAGTCGGGCAGAATTACGGATTTCACCCCTCCCAGGGACAAGATAACGTAGAGAAAATAGCATCCAGCCACCTCGGTGGTCGTACAAAAACACAGACCCTCAATCAGGGAAGCGGTTATGCAGTCAGATATTCTAAACCCTATGCAAACATCCATCGATGGCGATCGCGAGGCATCTACCTCCGTTGCTTGTGAACCGATGTGGTTTCAGACTCATTTTGTCGGATGCATGGAAATGTATGCCGATGTGGAAACTGTTGCTGCCTATTTTGACGTTCACCAAGGATGGTTTCGACGCTGTGCTCATCCGATGCAGGCAGATGCTTTAGGAGAAAATGGCTATGCTCTAACTATTGGGCGCTTTGGTGCACTCGGTTATGAAGTGGAACCGAAAATTGGTCTGAATCTATTACCCCAACAGAATCGCGTTTATCTGATCGAAACGATCGCCGTTCCGGATTATGTCCCCCCAGGTTATGACGTAGAGTTTAAAGCTGCCCAGGAATTGATAGAAATTCCCGCAGATTATTCTAATATCAAACTCCGCCACACCGAGGACCTCCCTCCCACTATGACTCGGGTGGAGTGGAATTTAGATTTAAAGGTGGGGGTTTGTTTTCCCAAGTTCATCCATGCCTTACCCCTCCCCCTCGTCCAAAGAACTGGCGATCGCCTGTTGGCGCAAATCGTTAAACAAGTCTCCCGTCGCTTAACTTACAAAGTCCAGGAAGATTTTCACTCCACCATCGGGCGCGATCGTCTGGAACTCTTCAAGAAAAAACGCGCCAAATCCTCCAACTCCGATCTATGCCGTCAATGTAGCGGTTCCAATGGCACCGGCGAAGAGATCCCCGAGGACCTCGAAACTCCCTAACTAATATCCGGTCCCCTCCCCGATATCTTGGGGAAGGGACCGGATAGGGGTGCATCCTGGGCGATCGGCTCGGGCAGCGGTAAAGTGTTAAGGGGATTACAAAAAATAAATCATCCAACCGTTCAACTGAAAGGAAGTGTAGGGGCGCAATGCGCAGGCCCTCCGGAGGGCCTGCGCATTGCGCCCCTACATTGACTGGGCTACTCCGTTGATCCGGAACTACGAACGAACGTTCTGGAGGTTTTATTTTTTGGAGTTCCCTAAATCGTTAAAACCAGAAACCGGGTTTTTGTTCGTTGGTATGCTAGTGTCTTAGCCCAGATTTTGTCAAGAAACCCGGTTTGGTCTTCCCGTTACAGTAACGGCGTCCTAGGAATCACTGCTCAAAATCTTTTGGACAATTTGCAATCCCGTGAAGGCTTGCCAGCCAAACAGGGTGAGCAAGGTCATATTCATCGCCACATGAGTCACTCGCGCCCAAGCGACGCCTTGCTGCATGAAGGGCGCTAGGGAGGCTGAAATAGCCACCATTGTGGTCATGCCTAAGCCAACAAGCAGGTGGGGACCAAAAAATAACTTGCCATTATTCACATAAGTGGCAGCCATACCCAGCACGGTGCCGAATACCATCAGGGCCAGCATAATGGACCCAATTTGGTAATGTCTAATATTGTATTTGCCCTTAATCAGAACTTTTTTCTCTTCTCCTGTGGCTTTGCGAGTGCGCTTCAGTTTCACTCCCAGGACAAGGGCGTAAATCGAGAGTCCAAACAGCACCCACATCAATAAGGGGTGAAAGAAAGTTAATCCCGTTTGTAACGGTGCGGGCAGTTCAAAGGTCATGGTGTTCTCCAGATGGCGTGAGGATCTTCATAAAACTTATCATAATTTGGCTCTGGAGACTTGAAAATCCCCCACCCTTAAGGATTCTGTTGGCGAATCATGAAAGAGACCTCTCCCCAAACCCCTCCCCTCAGAGGGGAGGGGCTTTGAGACTCCCCCCTTCTGGCTCCCCTTTCCGGCTCCCCCTTCCCTCCTAGGGAAGGGGGTTGGGGGGTTAGGTCTCCCCTATAACCAACACAGTCCCCAAACCCCTCCCCTCAGAGGGGAGGGGCTTTCCGGCTCCCCCTTCCCTCCTAGGGAAGGGGGTTGGGGGGTTAGGTCTCCCCTATAACCAACAGAGTCTTTAAGGATGGTGCTACATGAACAAAGCGCCGTCATTGTAGCAGTCTGAGATCCGGTGCGATCGCCAGGTGAAGATCTCCAGATGATCGCGGTTGATTGTCGGCTCCTTTCGCGATACCGTTAAATTACCCCGAGATTGAGTCGATCGCAGCAAATGCTCTCTAACCAGGATCTTTTATTAATTCAGGCGGCTCGAATTGGCAACATTAATCAAGTGATTACCCTGCTGGCGGAGGGTGCGCGTGTCAATGCCAAAGATCGAGAAGGCACGACTCCGTTAATGTTTGCCTCTCAGAAAGGTTACACAGAAATCGCCCGTCACTTGCTCGAAGCTGGTGCCGATGCCAATCTTCCCCGGGAAAAGTACGGCATCACCCCGTTGATGTTCGCGGCGGCCAATCATCAGATTGATGTGGTCCGCCTGTTACTCTCCTCGGGAGCACAGGTGAACGCCCGGAATGATGATGGCAGTACAGCACTGATGGCGGCGGCACTCAAAGGCAATCTGGCGATCGTTGATCTCCTGTTGACCCACGGTGCCCAACCCAATATCAAAGATAAAGATGACGATACTGCCCTCAAACTCGCCATTGTTCAGGGTCATATTGCTATCGTCCAATCTCTCCTAGCGGCAGGGGCCAATTTAGAGGCGATCGCCGACTTGGATGCTCTCTTGTTTCGCATCGCCCAAAAGGGGAACGCGCAACTGTTAGAACTGCTAATTCAAAAGGGTCTCTCCTGTCAAACATATGATTGCGGCAGCGCCTTGCTGGAAGCGGCAGAACGTGGGGACTTGCCCATTCTGCAAATCTTGTTAGCAGGCGGGACTCATCCCAATGTTACGGATAAAGATGCCGAAACTCCCCTGCTCCTGGCGAGCGATCGCGGCCATACCGAGGTAGTAATCGCTCTGCTTGCCGCTGGTGCCGATGTCAATGCCAAAAATCTCGATGGCTTTACCCCCCTGATGGCTGGGGCATCTGGAGGCCATTGGGAGATGGTGCGATCGCTGCTGGATGCCGGTGCCGAGATTAATGCGATCGATAGTGATGGAGAAACCGCCTTAAATTGGGCCGTAGTCGAAGGGTATGCCGATGTCGTCAACCTGTTACTCGACAGCGGGGCCGATTTCCAACGGTGCAATCGTCTTGGAGATACCCCGTTATTTGTCGCTGCCTTGCACGATCGCGCCGACATCGTGGCGGCCCTCCTCCACAAGGGTGCAGAGGTTAACCCCACCAACTTTGACGAAACCCCCCTCACCGCCACTGCTGAACTCGGCCATTTGAACACCATCCGAGTCCTACTCAAAGCGGGTGCGGACCCCAATGCCGTCTCCACCGGAGGCAAAACCGCCCTGATGAAAGCTGCCGATCGCAATTTGACCGAAGTCATGGAGGTCCTGATTGCTGCCGGTGCCGATGTCAACCGCCAAGATGACGCTGGAGCCACTGCCTTGATGTGGGCCGCCCATCGCGGGTTTGAGGAAGCAGTGCATCTTTTGGTATCTGCGGGTGTGAATGTCAATCTCAAAAATCGTGGGGGCTATACCGCTTTGGCGATCGCGGAGTTTAATGGCTATAAGAAAGTAGCGCGATCGCTCCGTAAGGCTGGGACTCAAGAATAAACAGAAGAGACCTCTCCCCAAACCCCTCCCCTCTTAGGGGAGGGGCTTTGAGACTCCCGATTCCGGCTCCCGATTCCGGCTCCCGATTCCGGCTCCCGATTCCGGCTCCCGATTCCGGCTCCCGATTCCCTCTTAGGGAAGGGGGTTGGGGGGTTAGGTCTCCGGCAACCTCACTATAAAACAACCCCAAAAACCCTACATTATTAGGAAGAGACCTCTCCCCAAACCCCTCCCCTAAGAGGGGAGGGGCTTTGAGACTCCCTTTTCCGGCTCCCTTTTCCGGCTCCCCATTCCGGCTCCCCCTTCCGGCTCCCCCTTCCCTCTTAGGGAAGGGGGTTGGGGGGTTAGGTCTCCGATCGCGGAAGAAACTGCTTTAAAATCGCCTTCGGTTCCCGGTCCCAAGTATCAATATGTTCATAAATTAATCCATCTTCATCTAACTTATAATTAGAATATCCATTAAAAAATAAATCCGCTTTCCAGGGTAACCGTAACTGCCCACGCACGGTCCAATTGGCTAAAATCATATCCGGCTCAACCTGCTCTACATCATGCAAATCAAAATAGAGTTCTGTAAAAAACAGTTGACCGTGAAATCGTAAGGTCCAGAAAATAATTCTATAATTGAACTTCCACTTAAACTGATTTACTGGGTCTTTGAAAAAAATATCTTTCCGATAAATATCATAAGAAATATCTTTTTCAAATAACCTGGGTAAGTCTTCCTTTAAAGTGGCGATCGCCTTAAAGACTTGAGATTGATACTCGTCCATTATTCCTTAATTCCTGGTACTCATTTTATTCTTATGGTAATCGGGAAAGAGTCCAGAAATGCCTTCAGGGGTTACTACAAACGGGGGAATTCGTTCCTCTCTTAGTTCAACGTCCCGCCTTCAGGCATTCTCTTCACTCACCCTACTCCAAAAAACCAGGACCCCCTCGGATATCCGAACCCACCTCATCTGATTCTCCACCCCCGCATCCGCATCCAAACCCGCTAAAATTATTAAGAAATATATAGTTAAAATTTTATGCCTAAACGTGCCAGTGCGTCTACAAAGCAACCCGTCCAGAGCTTGAATGGATCCTCCCTGACCGAGGCGGTGGTCAATCCCCGGGATCACGGGATCCGAATTCGGGGGGCAAGGCAGCACAACCTTAAAAATATTGACCTCGAACTCCCGCGCGATCGCCTGATTGTCTTTACCGGCGTTTCGGGGTCCGGGAAATCCTCCCTTGCCTTTGATACCATTTTTGCCGAGGGTCAACGGCGTTATGTGGAGTCCCTCAGCGCCTATGCCCGTCAGTTTCTTGGACAACTGGATAAACCGGATGTGGAATCCATTGAGGGACTCTCTCCTGCGATTTCCATTGACCAAAAATCCACCTCCCACAACCCGCGATCGACGGTGGGAACGGTGACGGAAATTTATGATTATTTGCGCTTGTTATTCGGACGGGCGGGGAAACCGCACTGTCCCATTTGCGATCGCTCGATCGCCCCGCAAACCATTGATGAAATGTGCGATCGGGTGATGGAACTCCCGGATCGCACGAAATTTCAAATTCTCGCCCCAGTAGTTCGCGGGAAAAAAGGTACTCATAAAAAAGTGCTGTCTAGTCTCTCTTCTGAGGGATTTGTCCGAGTGCGGGTGAATGGCGAAATTCGCGAACTCTCAGACAAGATTGAATTGGATAAAAATCATACCCATACCATTGAAATTGTGGTCGATCGCCTGATTAAAAAAGCAGGCATCCAAGAACGTCTCGCCGATTCTTTAACCACGGGATTGCGCCATTCCGAAGGGATTGCGATTATTCAATTGTTAGACAGTACCACCGATGACGGAGAGACAGAATTAGTCTTTTCTGAGAAGTTTGCCTGTCCCGAACATGGGGCAGTGATGGAAGAACTTTCCCCGCGTTTGTTTTCGTTTAATTCCCCTTATGGTGCTTGTGAAAGTTGTCATGGATTGGGCAGTTTTCGGACCTTTTCCCCGGAGTTAATTATCCCAGACTCGGATGCGCCGATTTATGAGGCGATCGCACCTTGGGCGGACAAAGAGAGTGCTTATTATCTGTCGGTGTTGCAAGGGTTGGCAAAGGCGTATGGATTTGAGTTGACCACTCCCTGGAACGAGTTGACAGCAAAACAGCAAAAGAGCATTTTATATGGTGCGGATGAACCGATTAATATCGAAGGATGGGGAAATAATCGGCGCTATGCTGGTGCATTGGCCTTGTTGCAACGGTACTATGAAGAAAGTGCCTCGGAACTGCAAAAGCAAAAATTAGACCAGTATTTGGTCGATCGCCCTTGCGAAAGTTGTCACGGCAAACGCCTGAAACCGGAAGCGTTGGCGGTGCGAATTGGGGATGAGCATATTGATGATTTAACCTCGGTTTCGATTCGGGACTGTCGCGATCGCATTGATCGGTTACAATTGAGCAGTCGGCAAGCACAGATTGCGGAACTTGTCCTCCGAGAAATTTGCGCCCGACTGCAATTTTTATTAGATGTGGGATTGGATTATCTCACTCTCGATCGCCCTGCCATGACCCTTTCCGGAGGAGAAGCGCAACGGATTCGTCTGGCAACCCAAATCGGTGCCGGATTAACCGGGGTGTTATACGTTCTCGATGAACCCAGTATCGGACTGCATCAACGGGACAACGGACGATTGCTACATACCTTAACCAAATTAAGGGATTTGGGAAATACCTTAATTGTCGTGGAACATGATGAGGACACGATTCGCGCAGCGGATTGGATTGTCGATATCGGTCCTCGCGCTGGGGTACATGGGGGCGAAATTGTTGCACAAGGACAGTTAGACGCCCTCTTAGCGGCGGAAAATTCCCTCACCGGGTCCTATTTATCCGGACGGTTACAAATTGAAACCCCGGGGGAACGGCGCAAGGGCAATGGACGTTCTTTGGTCATGAAAAACTGTTCTCGCAACAATCTCAAGCAGATTGATGTGGAAATTCCTCTCGGAAAATTAGTCTGTGTGACAGGGGTTTCCGGATCCGGCAAATCCAGCTTAATTAATGATTTGCTTTATCCGGCATTGCAACATCATATCACCCGAAAAACTCCCTTTCCCGGAGACATGGACGCACTCAAAACCTTGGGGGAAAAAAGTTTAAAAGATGCAGTGGATAAGGTGATTATTATCGACCAATCCCCGATCGGCAGAACCCCTCGGTCTAATCCCGCCACCTATACCGGCGTTTTTGATATGATTCGCGGATTATTTGCCGAAACCATCGAAGCAAAAGCGCGGGGATATAAACCGGGGCAGTTTTCTTTTAATGTCAAAGGCGGACGCTGCGAAGCTTGTGGCGGACAAGGGGTGAATGTCATTTCTATGAACTTTTTACCCGATGTTTATGTGCAGTGTGATATTTGTAAAGGTGCGCGATATAATCGTGAAACGTTGCAGGTAAAATATAAGGGACATTCCATTGCGGATGTGTTGAATCTCACCGTGGAAGAAGGATTAGAACTGTTTAAACATATCCCTCGGGCGGCGACAAGGTTGCAAACTTTAGTGGATGTAGGATTGGGATATATTCACCTGGGACAACCGGCACCCACCCTGTCGGGGGGTGAAGCGCAACGGGTCAAACTGGCAACGGAACTCTCCCGACGCGCTACGGGAAAAACCTTGTATTTAATCGATGAACCGACAACGGGATTATCGTTTTATGATGTGCATCAATTGTTGAATGTGTTGCAGCGGTTGGTGGATAAGGGGAACTCAATTTTGACCATTGAACACAACTTAGATGTGATTCGCTGTGCAGATTGGGTGATTGATTTAGGACCAGAAGGCGGGGACAAAGGTGGAGAGGCGATCGCCACCGGAACCCCAGAAGAGGTGGCGGAAAATTCTCGGTCCTACACGGGAGAGTTTTTAAAGCGCGTTTTGCAGCAATATCCCGCCCAATCCTAAAAATGAGAAACCGGGTTTCTGACCCAATGTTATGGCAAATAGCACCAAGTCATGGCAGAAACCCGGTTTCTGGTTTCCTTAACCTCATCCTTCCCTTGTAGAGTCTCCAGTAGGTTCTTTTGTTAAAAAACGATTACAATGAGTTAGAGTCCTGTGGAATTGCCTAGGGCAGTTTTTACAAATTGGACCCACAGAATCGTTTTTTTAAAATACCAGTTTGAGGGATTATGACCTTAGAACAAGATACGCTATTAGAGACGGCTTTAACCTTTACCGTGAAACCCTACGATATTGATATAACCGGGTTTGTGAGCCAAATCATTGTGATGCGCTGGATTGAAGATTTACGCTTAGATTTATTTCAACAGTATTTTTCTTTAGAACAGCAATTAGAGTTAGGAATATCCCCCCTGATTGGCAAAACTCGCCTGGAATATCATAAACCCATAAAATTGTTCGATTTGATTGAGGGGCGGATGTGGTTTAGCGACATGGGGTCAGTTAAATGGATTGTCAAAACCGAGTTAATGGTGGATGATAAAATTTCCGTGACTGCCAAACAGACGGGATGTTTTATTCATGTCGCTAGTCATCGTCTAGTTGCCATCCCAGACAACTTAGTGAAAAAATTTGCCACCTATTCATCTGGGGGAATGAGTTGAGGGTGATCTTTGGGGGAGTATCCTCCCCAAAAGAGTTTGTCCCGAGGCGATCGCTTATTATCTTATCCCTGATTTAAAAGTTGTCGAGGGTCACCTTGGGGAGGGTGAATGCGTCGATAGCGGGCGTGTACTCCCATATACAGTCCATAAATCACCAATCCTGCGGCTACGACCCCCAACAACAAACTCCCATAAGGCTGCCTCAATAAAGTCTCTAAAGTGCCGGGAATGGCCTGGGCTTCATTCGCATTGGATTGATAAGCCGCCTGCATCAAAAACCAGCCAATCATGGTAAAAATAATACCCCTTGCAGATAACCCCACTCGACCTACTCTCATCACCCATTTTTCTTCATTGGGAGTCATTTCTCTAATTTTTAATTCTTTGCGAAACTTCCCGGTAAAGGCTTTATAAAAATAATAAAATCCTAAACCAATTACGACTGCACCCGCCAATCCCACCAACCATTCTCCAAAGGGTTGTGAGAGAAACCGGGCGGTCCAATGTTGAGCGCTTTGATCACTTTGTTCTCCGCCATTTTCTCCATTACCTGTCAAGATTTTAATGGCAGTAAAAGCAAACCCACAATAAATGACCGCACTCATTCCAAATCCGAATCGCTCGATTAATCCTTTGAAATCAGTCCCTTTATTATCTGTATCCATAAAGGCTTGGAGAAAACGCCACATTGCATAACCAATTAGTCCAATGGTTACAAAAGCCAGTAACGCTTGACCAAAAGGTTGCTCCACTATTTCGTAAAGCACGCCCTTTGGGTCCGTGGTTTGTCCCCCTTGATTTAATGCAACTTGCAAGGCTAAAATCCCAACTAAGCCGTAAACAAATCCTTTGGCAGCGTATCCAAAACGAGCAAAACGCTCGATCCATTCTGATTGTGTAGATTGTGTAGATTGAGTCATGATGTATATGAGTTTTAAACGGTTATTTTAAACAGTAAATTCCTGAATAAAGCAATCCAAAAAGTTTCCCGAGGAAAGGTTTGATCTGCTAAATTTCAAGTTGATTATTCCTAGAATACAGAAATCAATTCCATTCCACCTCTATCAAAAGGCTCAAATTTGGGGCAGTCGTCGCCGGGAGAGCAGACCCCAGTCCCAGGGCGATCGCATACTCCTGCCTCGGGAAAAATCAAGTTTTCATGATGAAGAGGAGGGCAAATCGTGGTACAGTAAAGGTGAAGCAATCAGAGGGTACAACTCTGATAAAAGAAACTCTATAGAAACGAGCTAAACCATAAAAATCAGCAAGGAATCGATACAAATCCACTAGAATTATCTCTACAAGGGAGTTAGCAGTGATGAATATCACTCACGATCGCTCAGAATTAACCCTATTTGGACTGCCTGCACAACAGGGAAGATGGTTAATGATTCCCCTGGGAATGAGCGTTTTACTATGTCTGGGGAGTGTTTACTCTTGGAGTGTGTTTAGAAAACCCCTAGAAGGGGAACTGAATATTGGCGCAACGGAAAGTTTATTACCCTATACTGTTGCATTGGTTTTTTATGCAGCCCTGATGCCCATCGCCGGGTTTTATATTCCCCGAATTGGCACCAGAATTGTTACGGCGATCGGGGGAATGATTGTCGGAATGGGTTACATTCTTTCTAGTTTTGCCAACAATATTGTCGCCATGACCCTCACATACGGACTGATTGCGGGAACTGGGGTGGGAATTGCTTATGGCGTACCAATGGCAGTGGTGGCGCGATGGTTTCCCGATAAAAAAGGATTAGCGGTGGGGTTAACCATTATTGGATTTGGACTCTCGCCTCTGATTACAGCACCCCTGGCGAAAGGGTTAATTGATGCTTATAGTGTGCGAGAAACCTTGCGAATTTTAGGGATTGCCTTTACCCTCATTATTCTGGCGATCGCCACCACTCTAAAAATGCCCCCCAAAGACTGGCAACCGGCACAACCGCTTTCGGCAGCCTCCTGTGTCGTCCCCAGCGCCTATCCCGGGAATATCCTGAAAAGTCGGTCTTTTTATGGACTGTGGATTTGCTACAGCATCGGCACCTTTGTCGGATTGAGTGCGATCGGCATTTCCAGTCCCGTCGGTGAGGAAATGATCAAGATTGACCCGGCATTAGCTGCCAGTAGTGTCTCGTTATTTGCCCTATTTAATGGCATGAGTCGCCCCCTCTTTGGCTGGTTAAGCGATCGCTTTAAACCCCGCCATGTGGCGATGGTTTCTTATACCCTCGTGTTGATTGCCTGCCTGTTGATGCTGAGTGCCCAAGAGGGACAAGTTGCCACCTATTTGATTGCCTTTTGTCTATTCTGGGCATCTCTAGGGGGATGGTTGGCAATGGCACCAACAACAACCCTGCGCTTATTTAATCCGGATAATTATGCTCAAAATTACGGGATTGTGTTTACAGCATACGGCGTAGGTGCATTGTTAGGAACCCTAATTGCGGGACAAATTCGCGATTGGTTTGGCAGCTATACTTATGCCTTTTATCCCATGATATTTTTGGCAATTGTGGGGATGGTTGTTGCCAGTTTGCTGTTGAAGCGGGACCCGGTGAGTGAGGTTTAAACCGACTGTAGATTAGGGTTTGGAAATAGGGTTGTTAGAAACACCGAAACCTAAATGTAGAGGCGATTTGCTCATGATGCCTCTGCATTTAGGGTTAAAGCGTAAGTCCGATTATC includes:
- a CDS encoding ankyrin repeat domain-containing protein, encoding MLSNQDLLLIQAARIGNINQVITLLAEGARVNAKDREGTTPLMFASQKGYTEIARHLLEAGADANLPREKYGITPLMFAAANHQIDVVRLLLSSGAQVNARNDDGSTALMAAALKGNLAIVDLLLTHGAQPNIKDKDDDTALKLAIVQGHIAIVQSLLAAGANLEAIADLDALLFRIAQKGNAQLLELLIQKGLSCQTYDCGSALLEAAERGDLPILQILLAGGTHPNVTDKDAETPLLLASDRGHTEVVIALLAAGADVNAKNLDGFTPLMAGASGGHWEMVRSLLDAGAEINAIDSDGETALNWAVVEGYADVVNLLLDSGADFQRCNRLGDTPLFVAALHDRADIVAALLHKGAEVNPTNFDETPLTATAELGHLNTIRVLLKAGADPNAVSTGGKTALMKAADRNLTEVMEVLIAAGADVNRQDDAGATALMWAAHRGFEEAVHLLVSAGVNVNLKNRGGYTALAIAEFNGYKKVARSLRKAGTQE
- a CDS encoding DUF4079 domain-containing protein, translated to MTFELPAPLQTGLTFFHPLLMWVLFGLSIYALVLGVKLKRTRKATGEEKKVLIKGKYNIRHYQIGSIMLALMVFGTVLGMAATYVNNGKLFFGPHLLVGLGMTTMVAISASLAPFMQQGVAWARVTHVAMNMTLLTLFGWQAFTGLQIVQKILSSDS
- a CDS encoding glycoside hydrolase family 24 protein, whose translation is MLSEPSAQPLNLSQKPVVKRRRKPPKFRQFVLLLAGAIALPMLFYNVIFRRTESLEPSLIAPLPPLVMENGDPYIRALMRTISASESNVDYPYAVIYGGQYIDDFKRHPDLCVRIVAGPNLNNCTTAAGRYQFITTTWEEMAERYHPKPDGRWFWKSYSFEPKFQDKVVYAWLKDEEAWGVNIPELLKQGKLDEVLYLLSGTWTSLGYGIETNSMSASLPTIYQQLLEEELQKSM
- a CDS encoding DUF1997 domain-containing protein; the protein is MQTSIDGDREASTSVACEPMWFQTHFVGCMEMYADVETVAAYFDVHQGWFRRCAHPMQADALGENGYALTIGRFGALGYEVEPKIGLNLLPQQNRVYLIETIAVPDYVPPGYDVEFKAAQELIEIPADYSNIKLRHTEDLPPTMTRVEWNLDLKVGVCFPKFIHALPLPLVQRTGDRLLAQIVKQVSRRLTYKVQEDFHSTIGRDRLELFKKKRAKSSNSDLCRQCSGSNGTGEEIPEDLETP
- a CDS encoding DUF2358 domain-containing protein is translated as MDEYQSQVFKAIATLKEDLPRLFEKDISYDIYRKDIFFKDPVNQFKWKFNYRIIFWTLRFHGQLFFTELYFDLHDVEQVEPDMILANWTVRGQLRLPWKADLFFNGYSNYKLDEDGLIYEHIDTWDREPKAILKQFLPRSET
- a CDS encoding SDR family oxidoreductase, translated to MKAFVAGATGQTGRRIVEELVKREIPVRALVRNLEKGQQLLPPQVELVVGDVLNPESLNEAIADCTVVLCATGATPSFDPTGPYRIDYEGTKHLVDVAKVKGIEHFVLVSSLCVSNLFHPLNLFWLILVWKRQAEKYIQNSGLAYTIVRPGGLKNTEDEAAIVMKSQDQLFDGSIPRTKVALVSVEALFQPAARNKIVEIVTNAEAPAQAFPELFASVV